The Williamwhitmania taraxaci DNA window ACACTCCCCCAAGGAGTATTGGTTATTTTGCTCAATTAAACCTCAGCGGAGAATCCTACGCCCCAGCTAGATATACGCTAGCCATCGACCACTAAAACTGTAAAATACGCTATCTTTTAGTCTATTATCACCAAATTTTAGAGAAGCAGTAGTTGTGCGCGAATAGGTTACGCCTCACTAGTACTTCTTCCATAAAAACACAAATATTTATCCTTTACAATCCAACAATCTAGGCAAAAGCCTCCGACAAACCCACAAATGGAAAAACTAATCAACATACATACCCATGGACTTATAGCCCAGGGAGCAATCACCATTCTAAACAGAATGCACAACGAAGAAATTCCGTCTGAATACTCGGGTTACCTATCCATGGGTCTGCATCCAATGCATTCCGACCAATTGACACCAGAACTTCTAGTGTCAATCGAGGAGCAGGTTATTTCGAACAAAAAGATTATTGCCATTGGCGAAATCGGGCTCGATAAACTTTGCCATGTGTATCTTTCGTCGCAAATAACTGCATTTAGGGAACAGTTAAAACTTGCGGATAAACACAGCCTTCCTTGCATCATCCATAACGTAAGAGCTACCGACGAAATTCTCAGGGAATATAACCAATCGGGAAATTCCCATCCATTAATTTTTCATGGATTTAGAGGAAAACCGGTTATAGCAAAACAGATACTTTCGGCCGGGGGATATCTTTCGTTTGGGCGGGCTATCACGACAAAGGACGATGCAACCATTGCAAGTTTCTTGAAAACGCCAACAAACAAACTTTTTCTCGAAACAGATGAAGCTACTGATGTTACAATAGAGGAGGTATACAAAGCGGCGGCTATGTTAAAGCAAATATCCGAAGAGGAGTTGATTTCTGAAATTTCTACTAATTTTGCGCGCCT harbors:
- a CDS encoding TatD family hydrolase, which encodes MEKLINIHTHGLIAQGAITILNRMHNEEIPSEYSGYLSMGLHPMHSDQLTPELLVSIEEQVISNKKIIAIGEIGLDKLCHVYLSSQITAFREQLKLADKHSLPCIIHNVRATDEILREYNQSGNSHPLIFHGFRGKPVIAKQILSAGGYLSFGRAITTKDDATIASFLKTPTNKLFLETDEATDVTIEEVYKAAAMLKQISEEELISEISTNFARLFTERE